CTAAgtaacttcctggcctgaatgatggtccataacaccttaaccaaatgtatatatttatttctcagctgcttcacctcatgtactaagatctttatgagtttccccatcatacattgaatttaaattcattccacctttttagaggtaagcaattttgtgtgctaatgaatccactctttctaggaccttgtgtgatcctatggagtgagaacttagtttttctcttttttatacAATCATTTAATCTTCTTTCCTtaagtttgtgtaagacttttaacaatctaatacaacatttaatttgttcgtATAACACTAATGTtctcttactatcgttctgtctaatatttcaatccatgtttccttattgaatgaccattgtggtcatgttaaaattatttatttaatcactggtcctctaaccattctagtcaacaatcttactcatattcgtaacatttctttgttatatttgaactaactgttcaaatttttacttccacaactcttttatctctcaatattctataacttacttccttttgtactaaactataacctttcaatattctaacttttgagttttaaatccctaagtaggatttctaaactcatttccaacaataaaattctgtcatggcataactataccaaaacagatgccgttggcaactattctcatcttggtgtactatcgagtagtatgtagctctacacaataatctcaagttagtactgtaatctgcaacttacagtgcaaacatcaagaacattgcatagttactatgatacattctAATAGATCAAAATTTCCTATATCTTATCTTTCTTGAGTCCACTtatatcctaaacttattctgattacaatatccattaataattactaactgtaatatcgttaccctcatctagagcaagtctattactgcaacttacttttaggtcctcttgccttacattaagtaggcttgccaattagctttataatttatggtgtgttagaaaatacttttagctgaaaattctttcaaaattaatgtcaatcatacttgttatcgtagtttttatcctaaaggactagtcactaatgcatcaaaatttattcctctgtaaaggaatagcaacagaacatataattctaatactaacatacaaataagtagtgctgggatcaaagaataacttttttttttctaaattaaggacttaccagcagctacatccgaagcttctgctctttctccttggtgcataatggacgctctgactagtgcgctactatattcgggttaatTCACTGTGCTATGGTTATGGTTGTGAGAAATATCAACTTTATTTTTATCTTGATCTCTACTGACTatctgtgaactttggagagcagatcgaggtgctctagtacaatctctagggAAATAtccatgttcaccacaattgtagcaggctccagtggctttaCGATAAACacccccatgtagtttgccaTAAGAGTTGCAGATGCAAGGAGGatatgaacttctagttgttcgacgactggaccttggtggcctctgccctgaagaTCCATCTCTATCAGATCCATAACCACTAGGCTCTCCAGTGTTCTTCCTTTTTCCCAATTTACTATTTCATCTCTGACTCATAGGTCTCTCCCTTTTCTTTATTTCATGCTGCCCTTCTAGGGGTTGGGTTGGTACTTGGACTTCGGCTGacaaattatcagccatttgttgaaagaaagtagccatttgttgggccatttgtgcagtaatttgtaccagtaAAACTGGTATAGTTGATCCTTTGACACTCTGCGGAGCTGGAGCCTCACCTTGTGCTCTGCCATCATAGACTGTTcgattgtctcattcttctcttccatatcttttcataggattttctatttcctgtacaaccaccacaaggagatttctctccattagttcatatttatgatgtaaatgtactgtatgcatcaaaccatgacattgagcagttgtactatgaaggaaaaatattcaaattataggtcaaaacagaatttaaaaacttgctctgataccactaaacatgtcacaccctatgcctctgtaagatgtaacatgatcccgtagtacacctaatgaattaccgtacttcgcgtactagtaatccattaaatacactacaagggattttaaacaatttcttacttctttttaacgtggtgagcacttttgacaggtgttaaaactttttaatcgaagttaaatcacacattaggtcttgaaatagccacaaattttataaaaatttcaacagagtgccgtctatattttgagcaaaacagtttttcaaaaacctgtagaaaacacttccaatatatttatttcagtcccaaactccaatatggctcaacacaaatcaattttctcaaacataagtcaaactcaattcaacatcactttctgtagtttcaaaaatagaatgcaaaatgactaagtattttaAAACTGatataagaaaattatagtacaacatttttataggccaaaataatttacaactttattttataactgctcaagaccaactacaatatatacatacaattcacatacattacaataatatttacaaggaagtggtatactcaatatactcgacaaaatcccaaagcgaagttacaagcagcctactctgctgctttatctgtccgtctacctgcgacagcaatgaaaaagctatcactgagtaaaatttactcagtggtgcacaataaaaatttaaaatgtagtatataaaacatttattgacaattcagaattcaaatgattcacaatttcatgtcacaattttcaaagctcatataacacaaatttgatcaaacaatttaataaaatagtgttgccaatcaataacacaacttaggtcatgacacaaattttccgaacatgccatgttgtacaccacgacaagggaaactcaccccactaatcgaaatcaatgagggaggtggctagctagctaatgagtactcatccaaactcacctcagactggcaagccagagagggaggaaaataatcaaatatcaaactcaaccccacaagtggaggaggaacagagtaagggactaccatgccaagtgtgaatcaaaaacaatttcaaatcatattattcaaatatttcatgcaaaacataatcaatttccaaagtcaatttttattcacaaagtggcaacacagtagttatcgaaacccataattaacacaatgcatactaatcaagttttcaatgggaaaacgataatttaaagttattgtgtacaaacaaaatttaaaactataatgttcaattgtaattcaggcaacaatcaaacaaaccttattttcaaatttccatttctaaaatagacaataaacttttctcaaataaattttcccAAGTCTTAAACTCACAACTCAtttttccaaataaattttctagtaaaagcagtgaatataaaaagtattgtgcacagacctgatttgagtcgcctctaggccttgactcaatgtttcttatgcttctcaatatccttttcaactgaaacacacaatttaaagtgtttcaatactcaattaacttgtttctaacaataagatccaatatctaaattttcttggtactattcccttcaatttatttcattagtcaaactaaaatgttgaccattaatacacactaggtgaattaattttaatgttcccaatttgtcatattttatagttttTAAGTGTTGgtttatgttaccaatttcattttaaagcttattgcattttattgccatttttcagatttcatggccaatgtttacagtCTATTGgatcaagctacagtgtaaatttaacagatttctcttcattaaattatttctcattgtgtattttttaatttcctttttgaatcactccatttggagttgtatagctcaagttatggtcaattaaccataactaggtcaaatctaagatttagtttcctttttaggcattttcgattctgaatttactaatttatttggactgtttgtaatcacattgaggtctagcattcttcataagtattgttgccttatgtcttagggacaaccaaaaattttgcttaccatctttcaagtcttatagaattctttatagacaaattgttaacttggactcaaaggtcctatattggcatggtcctcaattaggtcaatggctttgaccttaaattctaacCTTATATATTtacaatttgaggaagttgtctaaaacaatgttttaggtctctttcttagctttctagattggtatggctcatttaaattggacacttctagtgggagatatgcttattttaattttttggattttatggtcaaatgtgctaatttCAGATTTagtatgccaacttaatcaagttaattgacctagttcccttgatttttgggttttggtcaaattaccaatattgtagatctatatcttattgaaattttgggactgatttcatgtcatttggagttctatggaccaagttatggtcattttactaatgctggtcaagttgcacttatattgcaaagtttaggtcatttttaggtcaaagtcaattcggccagtttttgtaacccaatttgtgcaagcattttgacttggttatgatcatttctgggatttggtgtcttcataagagttgtagctctatgtctatgctttccatggtataaatttcaggtcatttggacctgttttcagtgagttatggccaaaatactgactgctattcaattggtcaattttcaggtttgcaaagtcaccaatctggatttggtcaatcttcatgtcacttttcgaacagaatttaggtaggcttccaacatgaaagttggcacattttgtgcctagttttatctccaattggcctcatactaattggagttacacaagtctatttatagcctaaaaaacatattgcccatttacatgtctctcaaacaccaatccacatacacattaaccttgttataagtccacttctctaccaaattatgaattggtactaaaccataaccactcaacaaatcacatttaggtcaacttgggcagaatataacaattcacaatacatcaattacaactcagaattttaaagtTCAATTTCAACACTTGCCTATTAAATAGTGAAAACAATTACATTAAGCAACTTATACATAATTTAAACAAATGAAAAATTCATCTACAGTAACTTTTGCCTATCGGTAGAATCAATTCTACTTAATTCTGCATCTGTAAGTAGTGTGTTTGAGGTCTCACTTGCTTCTACTAGTTGCTTCATTGGATTCTTCCTTAGTCTATCATGCTTTTTTTTTGACACACATGCAAATTAAAAGTTAGTGATAtatcaataaataaattttttttaacatgcTTTATTAAATTACCTTCGGTGGCCAATTGCTGGTTTGTCTTTATTTGGACATCCTCTTGTGTTATGTCCAGTTTGCAGGCAATGTTGGCAGGTCGTTGCCATTCCTGCCCTACTAACTTTACCATAAGTAGTGCCTTCACCTTCACCTTCAAACTTGTCCTTTTTCCCATTTTTTCGGGGTCTGCCAAGCTTTTTTCTATACTCAAGTGCAATAATTTGTGGACCATCAATTACAGGCCACATATTACTTCCATTCAAAGGTTCAATGGCATATTGATAGACATCAAGGTACTTGGCTTTAGAGTAATATTCATTTATATAATCCTCTAACTTATGCTTCATATAAAAAATACATGCTAATGCATGTGAGCACGGTAGCCCAGACAGATCCTATGCCCTACATGAGCATGATTTTCTTTGTAATGTAACTACAAATCCATCTGTCCCAAATGTAACTTAAATTTTATTTCCTATTGTAGGCTTAACTACACAAAATTTTGTCCCCTTTTTGGTAGCTTCAATAATCTTTCTCAACCTAGGACAAATAGTATCTTCACACTTTTTCATGCCCTCGCTTTTAATGAACATTCTTTCCACTAAGCATGTCCTAATTTCCTCTAACATGTTAATTATGGGCTTTGTCCTAGCTTTACAAATGTATGAATTAAAGGTTTCTATAAGGTTCGAGGTTATGACATCACATTTAGGCCATACATTGATGAAGGCTTTGCAAAATACCTTGGGATCCTGCTTCATTAAATCTTCATGTGCTTTCTCAGATATTTCCTTCAATTTGTCCATGTGCATATTGAATGCAGCCAcatatgttgcattcacaacctGCTAAAAGACTGCTTTAAATTCTTAACCCCTATGAATTTTCTTCTAATTGGCATAAATATGCCTGGCACAATTTTTGTGCTCTGCATATGGCACTAACTCTGTTATTTCCATTGCAAGTCCTTGTGATACATTAACATTGAATTAGTGTTAATACATAGAAAAACTTGGAACTTTAtgtaaataaatgaaaagaaaatattattACCTTTTGTTGGTCACTAACCAAAGTCAAACTAAGTCTTAATATAACATTCAAATCTTCAAATAACGTTTCTAGAGACAATCTCCAACTGTGCCCCTTCTCACCTTCCACAACACACCAAGAGATTGGAaacatttgcttgtttccatctCTGCCTACTGCACTCAAAAGTGCTCCACCAACCTCTATTTTCAAAAAACACCAATCCAAACATATATAAGATCTGCAACTCTCTACGTAAGCCTTCCTCAAAGAACTAAACCTAACATAAAACCTTTTAAATACTGGCTGCCCTCTAGGTCCAGTAGCATCAGTTAGAAACTCAAACCTTCCTTGCTTATCAATAGATTTCAATTATGCTATGTATGATCCCACCTCAGCATAATGAGCCTTTATGGTCCTCCTTATGAGCTTTAAGGCTCTGGTTCTTGCCTTATAACAAACCCACTTTGATATACTCAGCCCATACTTTTCTTGTAGATCAATCATCATATTATCAATTCCATAATCTAGATTTCTCCTAAATCTCTCCATAAACTCCTTTGCAACCCATTTTGCATTACATAAGCTCCTAAAACCACTGCGGTCCCCATTATAACTCTTTCCTTGGAATGTCCTTTCGTGTTGTAACTTAACTGCATAAATAGTCCATTGGCAGTTACCATCACATATTGCCTCCATCCTTGTTTCACAACTCCTTTTCTATCCAATATTATATCCATTGCTAATCCCATATAATTTGACACATTCCTAAAATTGTTTGGCATTCTCAAATATCATTCCAACAACAAATTCAAACCTAAAACGATCACAACTAGGATTGTGCACACCAAATATTTTCCCTTTCCTCTTAACAGTTTCTCCCAAATCATTCCCATCACTACTATATGGGGTATCAAACCCATCTTCACTGTCTTCATAATCACTAACATGTCCACTAGTAGCTaaatttgtcatgacccaatctCACAAGCCAaatcgacactaggacctgggttaACATAAAGCCCCTGAAGcttgtagtaagccttactattcctAAATCCATAACTAGGGCCAAAAACTGAAGCCCAACAtgtgaataaataaaataaaatattatatttttattcaaaccaaccCAACCAGATAACCATCAGAAACTAAAGCTAAGGGacccagctcaaccctgataccatcatttacaaactatataaatatcataaaaatatttatttattaataccaaaatttaaattaacacagtCCCTTACAAGATCAATGC
The sequence above is a segment of the Hevea brasiliensis isolate MT/VB/25A 57/8 chromosome 11, ASM3005281v1, whole genome shotgun sequence genome. Coding sequences within it:
- the LOC110648431 gene encoding uncharacterized protein LOC110648431, whose amino-acid sequence is MTNLATSGHVSDYEDSEDGFDTPYSSDGNDLGETVKRKGKIFVKLQHERTFQGKSYNGDRSGFRSLCNAKWVAKEFMERFRRNLDYGIDNMMIDLQEKYGLSISKWVCYKARTRALKLIRRTIKAHYAEVGGALLSAVGRDGNKQMFPISWCVVEGEKGHSWRLSLETLFEDLNVILRLSLTLVSDQQKVVNATYVAAFNMHMDKLKEISEKAHEDLMKQDPKHKLEDYINEYYSKAKYLDVYQYAIEPLNGSNMWPVIDGPQIIALEYRKKLGRPRKNGKKDKFEGEGEGTTYGKVSRAGMATTCQHCLQTGHNTRGCPNKDKPAIGHRR